From Anopheles arabiensis isolate DONGOLA chromosome 3, AaraD3, whole genome shotgun sequence, a single genomic window includes:
- the LOC120903540 gene encoding sialin, whose translation MSTGIAGWITCRQVLNIMVIFGFMLNYALRVNFTIAIVAMTKTLVSTVTGDDNSTTDALNLTDTTTEASVIDEADKFEWDARQQNLMLGSFFWGYVLTELPGGRLAEIVGGRRVFGYSMLFSSLLTLLTPLASNTHYIAVVILRAVLGFFLGASWPAIHPLTAVWIPPMDRSKFIANMMASSLGAAITMPICGFLIATVGWQSVFYFTGGLGLLWSVVWFLVVFETPASHPRITPEERTEIETAINAAGKKKKPSYVPWKSILTSPPVWAIILTHGASVFGFFTVVNQLPTYMKYILHFNIKENGLLSSLPYFGKYAMAVISSHLADYLRKSGKLSTTATRKIFTAFAVMTPGFLMIIQVYMGENRSWAVGIFTLSLFLNGAVTAGYLGNGLDIAPNFSGTIFGMANTLSSFGGFVSAYMVGVLTNDNQTYGQWQIVFWILAVVYITGSSAYVLMGTGELQAWNNPPEKGDGNVETEEGVPLRNQAAAVK comes from the exons ATGTCGACCGGCATAGCAG GATGGATAACATGCCGGCAAGTGCTGAACATTATGGTGATCTTCGGCTTCATGCTGAACTATGCGCTGCGCGTAAACTTTACGATCGCGATCGTGGCGATGACGAAAACGCTCGTCAGCACGGTGACCGGTGACGATAACAGCACGACCGACGCCCTCAACCTGACCGACACCACGACCGAAGCGTCCGTGATCGATGAGGCGGACAAGTTCGAGTGGGACGCCCGCCAGCAGAACCTGATGCTTGGCAGCTTCTTCTGGGGCTACGTGCTGACGGAGCTGCCCGGTGGTCGGCTGGCGGAAATCGTCGGTGGACGGCGCGTGTTCGGCTACAGCATGCTGTTTTCCAGCCTGCTGACCCTGCTGACGCCGCTCGCCTCCAACACGCACTACATTGCGGTGGTGATTCTACGTGCCGTGCTCGGGTTCTTCCTGGGCGCCTCCTGGCCGGCCATTCATCCGCTGACGGCGGTGTGGATTCCACCGATGGACCGGTCCAAGTTCATCGCCAACATGATGGCTTCGTCGCTCGGTGCCGCCATTACGATGCCGATCTGTGGGTTCCTGATTGCGACGGTCGGGTGGCAGAGCGTGTTCTACTTCACCGGCGGGCTCGGGCTGCTGTGGTCGGTCGTGTGGTTCCTGGTGGTGTTTGAAACGCCCGCCTCCCATCCGCGCATCACGCCCGAGGAGCGTACGGAGATCGAAACTGCCATCAATGCGGccggcaagaagaagaagccctCGTACGTGCCGTGGAAGTCGATCCTAACCTCGCCGCCGGTGTGGGCCATCATCCTGACGCACGGTGCGTCCGTGTTTGGGTTCTTCACCGTGGTCAACCAGCTGCCCACCTACATGAAGTACATTCTGCATTTCAACATTAAGGAG AACGGGTTGCTCTCGTCTTTGCCTTACTTTGGCAAGTACGCCATGGCTGTGATTTCATCGCATTTAGCTGATTATTTGAGAAAATCGGGTAAACTGTCGACGACTGCGACGAGAAAGATTTTCACCGCCTTCG CTGTGATGACTCCCGGCTTCTTGATGATCATTCAAGTGTACATGGGAGAGAACCGCTCCTGGGCGGTCGGTATCTTCACGCTGTCCCTCTTCCTTAATGGTGCCGTCACGGCCGGCTATCTCGGCAACGGGCTGGACATTGCGCCCAACTTCTCCGGCACCATCTTCGGTATGGCCAACACGCTCTCCTCATTCGGTGGCTTCGTGTCGGCGTACATGGTTGGTGTGCTTACCAACGACAAT CAAACCTACGGCCAATGGCAGATTGTGTTCTGGATCCTGGCCGTGGTGTACATTACGGGTTCCTCTGCGTACGTGCTGATGGGTACGGGTGAGCTGCAAGCCTGGAACAATCCGCCGGAGAAGGGCGACGGCAACGTTGAAACGGAGGAAGGCGTGCCGCTGCGCAATCAGGCCGCCGCGGTCAAGTAA
- the LOC120900086 gene encoding adapter molecule Crk: MASFDVYDRSSWYFGAMSRQDATDLLLNERESGVFLVRDSTTIVGDFVLCVREDSKVSHYIINKLPSGDECFVYRIGDQTFADLPDLLSFYKLHYLDTTPLRRPMVRRLEKVIGKFDFDGSDPDDLPFKKGEILHIISKDEEQWWTARNGAGQTGQIPVPYVTRYEENIIERPNSGGGGGGGAGPGHHHHHHAHPATGGGGMHHSENSNIFKSNLNRQLPALARVKQERVPNAYDETALKLSVGDVIKVLKTNINGQWEGELKGKIGHFPFTHVEFIDE; the protein is encoded by the coding sequence ATGGCATCCTTCGACGTGTACGATCGGTCGAGCTGGTACTTCGGGGCGATGTCACGCCAGGACGCAACCGATCTGCTGCTGAACGAGCGCGAAAGTGGCGTATTTCTGGTGCGCGACAGCACAACGATCGTGGGCGACTTCGTGCTGTGCGTGCGGGAAGACTCGAAAGTGAGCCACTACATCATCAACAAACTGCCATCGGGCGACGAGTGTTTCGTGTACCGGATCGGTGACCAGACCTTTGCCGACCTACCGGATCTGCTGTCCTTCTACAAGCTGCACTATCTGGACACGACACCGCTGCGCCGGCCGATGGTGCGCCGGCTGGAGAAGGTCATTGGCAAGTTTGACTTCGACGGGAGCGATCCGGACGATCTGCCGTTCAAGAAGGGTGAGATACTGCACATCATAAGCAAGGACGAGGAGCAATGGTGGACGGCGCGGAACGGGGCGGGCCAAACGGGCCAGATACCGGTGCCGTACGTGACGCGATACGAGGAAAACATTATCGAGCGGCCAAActcgggtggtggtggtggtggcggtgctggtccgggccatcatcaccatcaccatgcgCATCCGGcgaccggtggtggtgggatgCATCATTCGGAGAATTCGAACATTTTCAAATCGAACCTCAACCGGCAGCTGCCAGCACTGGCACGGGTTAAGCAGGAGCGCGTCCCGAACGCGTACGACGAGACGGCCCTGAAGCTGAGCGTCGGCGACGTTATCAAGGTGCTGAAGACGAACATCAACGGACAGTGGGAGGGAGAGCTGAAGGGCAAGATTGGCCACTTCCCCTTCACGCACGTGGAGTTTATTGACGAGTGA